The nucleotide window GTTTTGGCGAGAAATTTAATTGCCATGTTTGAGATGGGCTTGGACATAGACAAGTTTCATATAGTAGGACATTCACTAGGCGGACAAATGGCTGGCATAATCGGACGAGAAGTGTTCAGGCGTAacggaaaaacgaaaaaacttcCCAGGTATTGCCCGAAGTAGTACTTTTATGTAAAGGTATTCAagtattttaaacatttttaatgtaCTAATTTCGAACACTAGGAATACTAAAATAGAAAGTATACTTAAGACGTAGCAATTGTAAAATCTCCCATGTTTTGTAGTGTATAGTATAACttgttcttaaattttttcaaaggctTTCAGCATTAGATCCtgcatttcctttattttatggAACGTTCTCGTATCATTTGAGTAAACATGATGCAGAATTTGTTGATGTAATCCATACTGACGCCTGGATATATGGGGCTCCGGTAAGTACTGGGACCGCAGATTTTTGGCCCAATGGTGGTACGACATTACAACCCGGCTGCCCGAAAAGAAATTATAAGCTTCTTTCAGATAACGGTGAGTTATGTTGCGTTTCACATAAGATTATTATATAATCATCTATTTATAACAGCAATGTCCCTGAGTGACTATTCCGTAGTAAGAGATCAAAGCTTGTGAGATAATTTGAACATTTCacgaaatacaaaaacaagccgtttgaagaaaaaatttccaAGTTGCAAATGacaaaaatctatatattttaaaaataaaatttagacaCCCCATTGGTccatttttaacttaaataatttttttattcaaattaatgtttaatttttgtcattgaaacgtaaaatatatttctttgaaatgTTAAAATCCCTTAACATAAGTACTTCTTCATCTCCTATTTGCCAGGAACATTGTTAATTAATTCGACTTACCGCCTTTTCCAGATTTATCTAGTCATCGCCGATCTTGGTGGTTTTGGGCCGAAAGCGTCAAGAAGGAATTCCCGCACCAATTTTATGCTGTTAAGGCAAAGAACTGGGCCGATTTTAAAAATGGCAAATACGTCGATAATGAGGAGCAGCGTGTTGTGATGGGTCATGACTGCCCCacgaagtacatacatacaatattttctttgaacaatgtgcaaattttttttatttaaatattttatttacatttttaagcaTTACTGGAGACTATTATTTACAAACTAATGGCATACAACCTTATGCAAGAGATATAGCTGGCATAACCTATGTTCATCCTGCAAAACTGGTTGGAAACAGTCCCACGGAGAATGAAGGCGTTGAGCCGTCGAAAACATAATACTTAGATCTTCTGCTAGTATTAGTATATGTCCAACAATTCTCATTTTGTATATAAtcgtgtaaatattttaatgtgtaTCATTTAataacttatatgtatgtatgtatatatttacatttttacatcgCGAATTTTGGCataactttttatatacataaatctaaCTATGtcacatttcaaaaaaaaattaaaaatattttaattatttttagttagtcGGCTATGTTAGCGGTGATCCGCCTTCAAAGctcgatattttaaaaacaaatataaatgtaaacttCGATTGCACCGTTGCTACagtacccttcacaaatataaagtttccatacaagaacttgatttagatctgtcagtttgtatggcagcttcaTTCTATGGTGGTCCGTTCTGAATTTTGTACAGCTTCTGGGGAAGGAAAGGATgcgtacaaaatttcagatcgatatctcagaaactattGGTCTAGTtacgaaaattaataaataaaaaattaacacaatAGGATTTTTATGTTCCTTCAAGAACACAAGCACATAACATTACTAAAGATTAATCAAATCGCACTCAATATTGAAAGCATATCAAAGAATATACTATTGTAATAAATGTTTCTGAGTAAATACCCTGGAAGTCACGGTTACTAAAACTTCAATACattgaaaaatttgcaataaaaataaaattttcatattttaatccCGGTGTTGAGATTAAAATGTtagattttcatatttaaatctcaaaaaaatgataaatgaaaatttaatatctatGCCAAGACATTTGGGCTTAAAAATTGAAAGttgtattcatttttttatgaacGCAAACGCAAAAGAATTTattctaaaacaatttttaatcacatatgtatatgtatgtttggatttcatttcattttttaatccCGTAGTTggaattaaaaatcaaaaatctggtttgtaatttaaatttttttttttaatttttaatccagtat belongs to Bactrocera dorsalis isolate Fly_Bdor chromosome 1, ASM2337382v1, whole genome shotgun sequence and includes:
- the LOC105225637 gene encoding lipase member H-A; the encoded protein is MFKAVKIKSRLLMGLKTAHADLTIAKLIHFYGPTYADSNIFNIDDYKSLLEDSNFSKTKNTVLYIHGYLEDADIESVHVIVDAYLQRNDVNLIILDWGELANGNYMFDAVVNCKQLASVLARNLIAMFEMGLDIDKFHIVGHSLGGQMAGIIGREVFRRNGKTKKLPRLSALDPAFPLFYGTFSYHLSKHDAEFVDVIHTDAWIYGAPVSTGTADFWPNGGTTLQPGCPKRNYKLLSDNDLSSHRRSWWFWAESVKKEFPHQFYAVKAKNWADFKNGKYVDNEEQRVVMGHDCPTNITGDYYLQTNGIQPYARDIAGITYVHPAKLVGNSPTENEGVEPSKT